From the Nocardiopsis changdeensis genome, one window contains:
- the ddaH gene encoding dimethylargininase — translation MRRPGPGLAQGIVTHIERVEVDPVLAARQYTIYQEVLSSAGWRVFEVDAAPEHPDSVFVEDSVVVCGDLAVLTRSGAPERRGEVDGVEAAVRRLGLRVARIEPPGVMDGGDVLQVGATVYVGLGGRTDEAGAAQLERLLKPLGREVRRVPLGAVLHLKSAVTALGDGTLIGLEELVDASALPPVRRPAEEPGAHVLPLGGRDVLISAAAHGTVHELAGQGWRVLPVDISEFEKLEACVTCLSVLVPDL, via the coding sequence ATGCGCCGGCCCGGGCCGGGCCTGGCGCAGGGCATCGTCACCCACATCGAGCGGGTGGAGGTCGATCCGGTGCTGGCCGCCCGCCAGTACACCATCTACCAGGAGGTGCTGTCCTCGGCGGGGTGGCGGGTGTTCGAGGTGGACGCGGCGCCCGAGCACCCCGACTCGGTGTTCGTCGAGGACTCGGTGGTGGTGTGCGGGGACCTGGCGGTGCTGACCCGGTCGGGGGCGCCGGAGCGGCGCGGGGAGGTCGACGGGGTGGAGGCCGCGGTGCGGCGGCTGGGGCTGCGGGTGGCGCGGATCGAGCCGCCGGGGGTGATGGACGGCGGCGACGTGCTCCAGGTGGGCGCCACGGTGTACGTGGGCCTGGGCGGGCGTACCGACGAGGCGGGCGCGGCGCAGCTGGAGCGGCTGCTCAAGCCGCTGGGCCGGGAGGTGCGGCGGGTGCCGCTGGGCGCGGTCCTGCACCTGAAGTCGGCGGTGACGGCGCTGGGCGACGGGACCCTCATCGGGCTGGAGGAGCTGGTGGACGCCTCGGCGCTGCCGCCGGTGCGCCGTCCGGCGGAGGAGCCCGGGGCGCACGTGCTGCCTTTGGGCGGACGGGACGTGCTGATCAGCGCGGCGGCGCACGGCACCGTCCACGAGCTGGCCGGGCAGGGGTGGCGGGTGCTGCCGGTGGACATCTCCGAGTTCGAGAAGCTGGAGGCGTGCGTGACCTGCCTGAGCGTGCTGGTCCCCGACCTGTGA
- a CDS encoding NAD(P)/FAD-dependent oxidoreductase, with product MDVIVVGGGIVGASAAFHLAGKGVSTALVDSAHTGQATAAGQGVVFPWPFPWEDPGMQAFKRGAAAHLPALIAELADDGQATGYERVGGMSVDLEGDDAGYDLVSTLAAMPGYEGMGRVERLAPGEPRERFPLLDAAYRGVYVEGMARVHGRVLRDALFNAAEERGLHYRKGDAHLLWNGHRVTGVRVGGEDLEAPAVIVAAGAWTGRLLSVAGVELPVFPVRGQMTHFALPGTDTRPWPVVRFGEHQSHTVAFGPDRVVTGGTREPEAGFDRRVTAKGLAENLTSALELMPGLADATVVETRVGFRPGTHDGLPLLGPLERLPGVIVATGLGGEGLSLGAYQGAVAARLATGREPGQDLAALRPDRPTAPA from the coding sequence ATGGACGTGATCGTGGTCGGCGGCGGCATCGTCGGCGCCAGCGCGGCGTTCCACCTGGCCGGCAAGGGCGTGTCCACCGCGCTGGTGGACTCCGCCCACACCGGGCAGGCCACCGCCGCCGGGCAGGGCGTCGTCTTCCCCTGGCCCTTCCCCTGGGAGGACCCCGGAATGCAGGCCTTCAAACGGGGCGCCGCCGCCCACCTGCCCGCGCTCATCGCCGAACTCGCCGACGACGGCCAGGCCACCGGGTACGAGCGCGTCGGCGGCATGTCCGTGGACCTGGAGGGCGACGACGCCGGGTACGACCTGGTCTCCACCCTGGCCGCCATGCCCGGGTACGAGGGCATGGGCCGGGTCGAGCGCCTGGCCCCGGGCGAGCCCCGCGAACGCTTCCCCCTGCTGGACGCCGCCTACCGCGGCGTGTACGTCGAGGGCATGGCCCGCGTCCACGGCAGGGTGCTGCGCGACGCCCTGTTCAACGCCGCCGAGGAACGCGGGCTGCACTACCGCAAGGGCGACGCCCACCTGCTGTGGAACGGCCACCGGGTCACCGGGGTGCGGGTGGGCGGCGAGGACCTGGAGGCGCCGGCGGTGATCGTGGCGGCCGGGGCCTGGACCGGGCGCCTGCTGTCGGTGGCCGGGGTGGAGCTGCCGGTGTTCCCGGTGCGCGGCCAGATGACCCACTTCGCGCTGCCCGGGACCGACACCCGCCCCTGGCCGGTGGTGCGCTTCGGCGAACACCAGAGCCACACCGTCGCGTTCGGCCCCGACCGCGTCGTCACCGGGGGCACCCGCGAGCCCGAGGCCGGGTTCGACCGCCGCGTCACCGCCAAGGGGCTGGCCGAGAACCTCACCTCGGCCCTGGAGCTGATGCCCGGCCTGGCCGACGCCACCGTGGTGGAGACCCGGGTGGGCTTTCGCCCCGGCACCCACGACGGGCTCCCGCTGCTGGGCCCCCTGGAGCGGCTGCCCGGGGTGATCGTGGCCACCGGCCTGGGCGGGGAGGGCCTGTCCCTGGGCGCCTACCAGGGCGCGGTCGCCGCCCGCCTGGCGACGGGCCGCGAACCGGGACAGGACCTGGCGGCCCTGCGCCCGGACCGGCCCACCGCCCCGGCCTGA